CCGCTCCAACACCAAGATGGTCGGCCTGGGCCGCGCCAACTATCCCCAGGTTCCCGAGCTGCCCACCGTAGCCTCCGTCAAGATCCCGGTAGCCGTCCTCAAGACCCTCATCGCGCGCACCATCTTCTCCATCTCCAACGAAGAATCCCGCTACACCCTCAACGGCGCGCTGCTCATCCTCAAGGCCGAATCCATCGCAATGGTAGCCACCGACGGCCATCGCTTGTCGTTCGTAGAAAAGCCCGAAGAAACCCTCGATGGCGTAAGCGGTGAAAAGCGCATCCTCATCCCGCGCAAAGCCCTCGCCGAGCTGCAATCGCTCCTCAACTCCACCGAAGCCGAACACGTTGAGTTCGCCGACGACGATCTCTGGCTCTTCTTCCGTATCGGCCATCGCACGCTTTCCAGCCGCAAGCTCACCGGCCAGTTCCCCAACTACGAAGCCGTCATGCCCCGCGACAACACCCGCTTCGTCGTTGTCCGCTGCGCCGAGCTATCCGCCGCCATCGGCCGCGTAGCCCAGTTCGCCGACGAGCGCAGCGGAGCGGTCCGCATCAAGATGGAACAGAACGAGCTCAAGATCACCGCTCAGTCCAACGAATCCGGCGAATCCGAAGACTCCATCGAAACCCCTTACACCAGCGACCCGCTCGTAGTCGGTTTCAACTCCAGCTACATGCTCGACTTCCTCAAAGCCATGGGCAACGAAGGTGAAGTGCGCCTCGAATTCAAAGACGGCCAGTCCGCCGGCCAGATGCGCCCCGAAGATCCCGACGCCGAATACAAATATCGTTATGTTTTGATGCCAATGCGCATCTGACGCATCGAATACGCGGAAGAGGGAAAAATCCGCACTCGGCTCGCCTGTTTAAGTCAGATCAGCTAGGTGCGGATTCTCTTTTTCCCGGGCTATGGCCCAACGGGAGAGATAACATGAACATCTTCATGATTCTCGGGATTAGTTTATTTGCTTTGATGGGAATCGTAGTCCTCGTCTTTTCCTGCCTACCCTCCCCAATGGTCAATAAGCTGATGCGCCGATTCAAAACCACCCGCTGACGAATGGCAAGATAAGTAGGATTCTGTAGAACCCAACAGCCCACGCCTTCGCTGTTGTCGTTGTCTTTGCATTTCTGTCTGTCATTCCCGCAGGGAATCTGCTTATCTAGTCACCCCTCCAACCAAACCCGCATTCCCTTCAAATCCATCACCACCACCGAGTGCTCCAGCAGCGCATGGCCCACCGTCCCATCGAACATCCCATCCGGCAAATGCACCTCCGGCCCCGCAAAATACACAGTTGCATCTTTAGCCAGCACCCGGCCCTTAAACGCCTCGGCAGTCGCCACAGATGTCATCATGTCCACTCCGCCATCGGTGTACTTGATCCTCTCTTTTTTCGTGGACCTTGCCTCCTCAACCAACCCCAGCTTCTCCACCGAAGTCGGATAAATCAGCATCGTCCCACTGAACAGTGAGTCGATCTGCGCTGTAATAGCCTTCCCATTGACCGAGAACCCGGTAGCCACCAGAATCGGCGGCCCGTGCTTCCCAAACGTCGGAGTCGTCAACTCCCCGCACTGCCCCGGACACTGCACATCGCCCGTCTGGAGATCCGAAAACCGAACCTTCCGCCCCACATAATCCATCTCCAGCATTCGCCCCTTGAAAGCCGTATAAGCCAGCGACCCATCGGATTTAGGCATCTGATCCTTCGACATATACGCCGCCAGATCCATTACCAGCACCTTCACGTCGCCCAGTCCCGCATCGCCTATCTTCAAACCACTCAAGACCGCCCTTCCGTATCCCGGGACTTGCTTGCCATCCGCTCCCTTCACCGGCAAAACTTCAAGTCCAAGGTTCTTCGCCACCTGAGTATCCAGCACCGAGCTAACATCTCCGGTATCGATCAGCATCTTCAAATGCTTCCCGCTCGCCAGCGTCACATCCACGCATGGCAATCCAGAGCAATCCAGCATCGCCCCGCCCCGCATCTCCGGCAT
This portion of the Acidicapsa acidisoli genome encodes:
- the dnaN gene encoding DNA polymerase III subunit beta; the protein is MPGLGFEEIDVVTTAPSQGAVMEITVTRQDLLKELTAIQSVVERKTTIPILSNFLVEVTDGAEGGQINITATDLDQAIRTSAKAKVKKAGSCTIPARKLYDYVKLLPDGEISLKLLDNHWVQIRSGRSNTKMVGLGRANYPQVPELPTVASVKIPVAVLKTLIARTIFSISNEESRYTLNGALLILKAESIAMVATDGHRLSFVEKPEETLDGVSGEKRILIPRKALAELQSLLNSTEAEHVEFADDDLWLFFRIGHRTLSSRKLTGQFPNYEAVMPRDNTRFVVVRCAELSAAIGRVAQFADERSGAVRIKMEQNELKITAQSNESGESEDSIETPYTSDPLVVGFNSSYMLDFLKAMGNEGEVRLEFKDGQSAGQMRPEDPDAEYKYRYVLMPMRI
- a CDS encoding retropepsin-like aspartic protease; this encodes MRPFGLLLVLTLAAGGLLPARAQMPEMRGGAMLDCSGLPCVDVTLASGKHLKMLIDTGDVSSVLDTQVAKNLGLEVLPVKGADGKQVPGYGRAVLSGLKIGDAGLGDVKVLVMDLAAYMSKDQMPKSDGSLAYTAFKGRMLEMDYVGRKVRFSDLQTGDVQCPGQCGELTTPTFGKHGPPILVATGFSVNGKAITAQIDSLFSGTMLIYPTSVEKLGLVEEARSTKKERIKYTDGGVDMMTSVATAEAFKGRVLAKDATVYFAGPEVHLPDGMFDGTVGHALLEHSVVVMDLKGMRVWLEG